The DNA region ATTTAACGGTGCTGCTCTAAAGCTTTTTCAGACATCCATGCCCTGCCTTGCGAGAGGAATTGCATTTTTGAACGGCATTAGTAATAATAAAATTTTCAAAAGGGGGAGTAAATGCCATACCAGAAAGAATTCAACATAAGTATTGAATGTATAACCAAAGAAGAACTTTTGAACCGTATGAAAGAGAATGCGGATTTTGTGCTCGTGGATACTATAGGAAACTATGACGGGAATAAACACAAAATCAAGGGGTCAAAAACTATTCATTATCCTGGAGTCATAGACAGG from Nitrospirota bacterium includes:
- a CDS encoding rhodanese-like domain-containing protein — encoded protein: MPYQKEFNISIECITKEELLNRMKENADFVLVDTIGNYDGNKHKIKGSKTIHYPGVIDRRKELVPYKEIIIYCRHKDCVASKKVAMGLKLLNIQNVKVYEGGLDEWI